CGTGATGAGGTGCAGCGGCGTCGTGCCCCGCGCCGCCGCCGAGTACGACTCGTTGTCCGACGACTGCTCCCAGATGTCCTGGAAGCGCGACAGTGCCCAGCAGTCGAACTCCTCGCAGTAGTAGGCGGGCGCCTCGTCGCGCAGCCGCTTGTAGATGGGGAACGGGTTCTCGAGGATCTCCGGCATCAGCGGGCTGTACTGGACCAACCTTCTTCTCCCCGCCCGCCGGCGCGGTCGCGGGGACGGCGTCGGTGGCACTGGCTCGTGGTGGCGCCCGTCTCGCGACGGGCACGGGCCGCGCGGAGGGCGAGGCCCCGCCGCGACGGCGTGCCGGCGCGCAAGTGCACGACGCATGCCACCGGCGGGAGCGAAGAGAGCGGCGCCTCGCGTCCGCGCCGGCGACAGGCTGTCCCAGCGGTCCCGCGAGGCCTGTGCCGTTCTGTCCGGGAGCGGGCGGCGGCGCGGGCGCCCTCGGGCTCAGGGGACGACGAGCCGCGTCCGGCTGCCGCGCTCCGAGGCGAGCACCTCGAGCCGCACGTCGATGCGCTCGCGCAGCTCGGCGACGTGCGAGATGACCCCGACCATCCGGCCCGACGCGCGCAGGTCGAGCAGCGCCTGGATGGCGAGCTCGAGCGACTCCGGATCGAGGCTGCCGAAGCCCTCGTCGATGAACAGCGTGTCGAGCCGGATGCCGCCGGCGTAGGCCTGCACGACGTCGGACAGGCCGAGCGCGAGCGCGAGCGCCGCCATGAAGCTCTCGCCCCCCGACAGCGTGGAGACCGGGCGCGTCGCTCCCGTCCACGCGTCCTCGACCTCGAGGTCGAGCCCGGCCTTGCGCCGCCCGTCCGCGACGCCCTCGGCGCGCCGCAGCCGGTAGCGGCTGCGGCTCATCAGCGCGAGCCGGTGGTCGGCCTCGATCAGCACGTCGTCGAGCAGCACCGAGAGCACGAAGCGCTGCAGGCTCAGGTTGTGGGCGTTCCGGCCGCTCGCGACGTCGGCGAGCGTGCCGACCGCGGCATACGCCTCGTCGATCTCGCGCTGCTCGCGCGCCGAGGCGTCGAGCTTCGCGCGCACCGCTTCGAGCGCTTCGAGTGTCGAGGCGCAGCGGTGATAGGCGCTCGTCGAGGCGCTCCTCGCCTCGTCGGCGGCAGCGGCGGCGGCGCGCAGCGGCGCGAGCTCGGGCTCGGCGCATCCGCCGATCGCGGCCTCCCGGTCGCGCAGCAGGGCCTGCGCCGCGACGCGCTCGTCGTCGTGTCGCTGGATCTCCGCGGCGAGCACCTCGATGCGGCCCGCGTGCTCGCGCGCGGCGGCGAAGGCCGCGTCGTCCGCGAAGCGGCTCGCGGCGAGCGCGTCGCGCCAGCGCGCGCGCGCGCGCTCGAGCGCGCTCGCCCGCTGCTCGCGCACGCGCGCGGCCGCCTGGGCAGCGGCTTCCGCCTTGGCGGAGGCCTCGGCCGCGGCGCGCTCCTCGGTGCGGATCGCCTCGATGCGCGCGGCCAGGGTGTCGCGCGTCTTCTCGGCGCGCGCGATCGCCTCCTCGCGCGCACTCGCCGCGCGATACGGCTCGGGGAGGCGCGCGAGCGCGTGCTGGCGGTGCGCTTCCTTCTCGACCGCCGCGCTGCGCAGTGCCTCGAGCGCGGCGCGCGCGTCCTCGAGCGCGCGCTCGTCGCGCTCCGCTCGGCTGCGCAGCGCGTCGATGCGCGCGCGCTCGGCGTCGAGGCCGCCGCGCGCGTCGCGCAGCGCGGCGAGCTCCTCGCGGAGTGCGGCCTCGCGCGCGCGGAGCGCGGCGGCATCCGCGGAGGCCGCATCGCCGAGCGCGGCCGCGAGTGCGGCGACGGCGCCTGCGTGCGTGCGCGCCTCGGCCTCGAGGGCGGCGTGCGTGCGCTCGCGCTCCGCGAGGCGCTCGCGGGTTGCCTCGGCGTCGGCGCGCGTGCAGTCGACGTCGGCCTGCGTGGGGAGCTCCTCTTCCGCGTGCGCCCGATGCGGGTGCGCGGCGCTCCCGCACACGGGGCACGGCTCGCCGTCGGCGAGCGTCGCGGCGAGGATCGCGGCCTGGCCGCGCCGCCACGCGTCGGCCACCGCTTCGTGCACGCGCCGCGCGGCGCGCGCGACGCTCTCGGCCTCGGCCCGCTCGGCCGCCGCGCGCTCGAGCTGCTGCGCCGTCCGCGCGTGTCGCGCGCGGCCCTCGGCGAGCTCGTCGACGCGCGCGATCGTCGCCGCGACCGCGGCGTGGTCGCGCTCCTTCTCGCCGAGCGCGGCGGCCGCGGTGCGCGCGCGCTCGAGCGCGGCGTCGGCCGCCGCGATCTCCGCGCGCGCCCGCTCGAGCGCGGCGCGGCGCTCGCCGTCCTGCCCGGTCGCTTCATCGAGCGCCTGCTGCGCGCGCCGCGCCTCGGCCTCGGCCTGCGCGAGCGCCTCCGCGTGACGCCGGTGCTCGACCAGGCGGTCGACGTCGCGCTTCGCGGCGTCGAGCTCGATGCCGAGCGCGTCGAGCGCGCGCGGCGCGGCCTCGCGCGCTCCGCGCGCGCGCCTCGAGCTCGGCACATCGAAGCCGCGCTCGCTCGGCCTCGGCCTCCGCGTCCGCGAGCTCGCGCTCGCCCGTGCGGCGCGCGTCGTCGAGCGCGCGCATCGCCTCGGCGGCGCGCGTCGGCGAGCGTCGCGCGGCTCGCGTCGATCGCGCGCGCGCTCGCGTCGAGGCGCGCGAGCGTCTCGCGCGCCGCGCGCAGCTCGGCGAAGGCGCGCGCGAGGCGCTCCGCGTCCGCGAGCGCCTGCGCCCGCTCGCGCGCGGCCTGCTCGGCCGCCGCCATCGCGGCCAGGGCCTCGCGCTTCTGCGCCGCCACCTCCTCGATGCGCGCGGCGAGCGCCGAGGCGTCGGCGACGTTCGCGCTCTCGAGCCACGCGGCGCGTCGCTCGCCGAGGCTGCGGCCGCGCGCCTCGATGGCGCGCGCCTCGTCGCGCAGCACCTCCTCGAGGCGGCGGTAGATGCCGGTGCGGAAGAGGTCGCCGAAGATCGCCTCGCGGTCGTTCGAGTCCGCGAGCAGGAGGTCGCGGAAGCGGCCCTGCGGAAGCACGAGCACCTGGCGGAACTGGTCGGCGGTGAGGCCGGTCAGCTCCTGCACCTTCGCCGTCGCGTCGCCGACCTTGCGCTCGACGAGCGGGCGCGCGGCCTCGGGCGCGAGCTCGTCCTCGAGCGGCGTGCCCGGCGCGAGCTCGAAGAGCTGCGCCTCGGGCTTCTGCTCGGTCGTGCCTTCGCCGCGCGCCTTCGGGCGCGACTGCTCGGGGACGCGGCGGATGCGGTAGAGCCGGTCGCCGAGCGCGAAGTCGAGCACCACCTCGGTGAGTGTCGCCGGGTCCGCGTGGCTCGAGCGCATCTCGCGCGCGGCGCGCTCGCCCCCCGTCGTGACGCCGTAGAGCGCGAACGCGATGGCGTCGAGGATGCTCGTCTTGCCCGCGCCCGTCGGGCCGTGGATGAGGAAGAGCGGGTCGTCGCCGAGGTCGTCGAAGCGCACGACCTCGGTGCCCGCGAACGGGCCGAACGCAC
This genomic interval from Myxococcota bacterium contains the following:
- a CDS encoding SbcC/MukB-like Walker B domain-containing protein encodes the protein MPSSRRARGAREAAPRALDALGIELDAAKRDVDRLVEHRRHAEALAQAEAEARRAQQALDEATGQDGERRAALERARAEIAAADAALERARTAAAALGEKERDHAAVAATIARVDELAEGRARHARTAQQLERAAAERAEAESVARAARRVHEAVADAWRRGQAAILAATLADGEPCPVCGSAAHPHRAHAEEELPTQADVDCTRADAEATRERLAERERTHAALEAEARTHAGAVAALAAALGDAASADAAALRAREAALREELAALRDARGGLDAERARIDALRSRAERDERALEDARAALEALRSAAVEKEAHRQHALARLPEPYRAASAREEAIARAEKTRDTLAARIEAIRTEERAAAEASAKAEAAAQAAARVREQRASALERARARWRDALAASRFADDAAFAAAREHAGRIEVLAAEIQRHDDERVAAQALLRDREAAIGGCAEPELAPLRAAAAAADEARSASTSAYHRCASTLEALEAVRAKLDASAREQREIDEAYAAVGTLADVASGRNAHNLSLQRFVLSVLLDDVLIEADHRLALMSRSRYRLRRAEGVADGRRKAGLDLEVEDAWTGATRPVSTLSGGESFMAALALALGLSDVVQAYAGGIRLDTLFIDEGFGSLDPESLELAIQALLDLRASGRMVGVISHVAELRERIDVRLEVLASERGSRTRLVVP